In Panicum virgatum strain AP13 chromosome 4N, P.virgatum_v5, whole genome shotgun sequence, a single window of DNA contains:
- the LOC120671013 gene encoding uncharacterized protein LOC120671013 isoform X1: MPSNRSPNHHPRVGRLHSVGSLTKSLDMSWVPDGMDRNTACRFAIRIPGYEEHGTHVYHATCDKNWVRNKDTISWMDFYADLNVEIKRGHMQKTCNETMYDSDAPPPAPPKPKRNKTKKKKEAAASPSTPKRKKPKKMKEAADSPSTPKRKTAKKMKEVITEVMPSPSTPLRLQQAPTTPSSPFDLNYSPGALTRSRAKKIAMEEAEVHGRMALEHLMQF, from the exons ATGCCGTCGAATCGATCCCCAAATCATCATCCTCGAGTTGGGCGGCTACACAGTGTGGGATCTCTAACAAAATCTTTGGACATGTCATGGGTTCCAGATGG GATGGACCGTAACACAGCCTGTAGGTTTGCCATTCGCATACCGGGCTATGAGGAGCATGGTACACATGTGTATCAtgctacctgtgataaaaattGGGTTCGCAATAAGGATACAATTTCGTGGATGGATTTCTATGCTGATCTAAATGTCGAGATAAAGCGAG GACACATGCAAAAGACTTGCAATGAGACTATGTATGACTCAGAtgctccaccgcctgcaccaccaaAACCTAAGAGAAACAaaaccaagaagaagaaggaagcagcagccAGTCCAAGtacacctaaaagaaagaagcccaagaagatgaaggaagcaGCAGACAGTCCCAGTACTCCTAAAAGAAAGACGGccaagaagatgaaggaagtgATAACAGAAGTAATGCCCAGCCCAAGTACACCACTTAGGTTGCAACAGGCACCAACAACACCATCAAGCCCATTTGACCTAAACTATAGTCCTGGAGCACTAACTCGGAG CCGAGCTAAGAAAATTGCAATGGAGGAGGCTGAGGTGCATGGTAGAATGGCGCTAGAGCATCTTATGCAGTTCTGA
- the LOC120671013 gene encoding uncharacterized protein LOC120671013 isoform X2: MDDEPVEPSSNTGFDYIPDTDEEDNDDCIVDDEKGCEVVEHITDLENPKIAVGVTFEDRETFQRAIRQYAILNEVEIAAPYNEAKRYRGFCKAKRCKWRIHASQLQDERTWMIKKMPNKHYCKSTSKVQSNCMANQYWVRDRVIQWLRQDPTIGASALKKKLEEKYLMVEWR, translated from the exons ATGG ATGATGAGCCTGTTGAGCCTAGTTCTAATACTGGTTTTGATTACATTCCTGACACCGATGAAGAAGATAATGATGACTGCATTGTTGATGATGAGAAAGGTTGTGAGGTTGTTGAGCATATAACTGACTTAGAAAATCCCAAGATAGCTGTTGGTGTAACATTTGAGGATAGAGAAACCTTCCAGAGAGCAATTAGGCAATATGCCATTCTAAATGAGGTTGAAATTGCAGCTCCTTACAATGAAGCAAAGAGGTATAGAGGATTCTGTAAAGCTAAGAGATGCAAGTGGAGAATACATGCATCACAATTGCAAGATGAAAGGACATGGATG ATTAAGAAGATGCCTAACAAGCACTACTGCAAGAGTACAAGTAAAGTACAGAGCAATTGCATGGCTAATCAGTATTGGGTTAGGGATAGGGTAATTCAATGGCTGAGGCAAGACCCTACAATTGGTGCTTCTGCTTTGAAGAAGAAGTTGGAGGAGAAGTACTTG ATGGTAGAATGGCGCTAG
- the LOC120671013 gene encoding uncharacterized protein LOC120671013 isoform X3, which translates to MPSNRSPNHHPRVGRLHSVGSLTKSLDMSWVPDGMDRNTACRFAIRIPGYEEHGTHVYHATCDKNWVRNKDTISWMDFYADLNVEIKRGSNQSLSLLTMKQRGIEDSVKLRDASGEYMHHNCKMKGHGCSYWKVEGTTSFSYRR; encoded by the exons ATGCCGTCGAATCGATCCCCAAATCATCATCCTCGAGTTGGGCGGCTACACAGTGTGGGATCTCTAACAAAATCTTTGGACATGTCATGGGTTCCAGATGG GATGGACCGTAACACAGCCTGTAGGTTTGCCATTCGCATACCGGGCTATGAGGAGCATGGTACACATGTGTATCAtgctacctgtgataaaaattGGGTTCGCAATAAGGATACAATTTCGTGGATGGATTTCTATGCTGATCTAAATGTCGAGATAAAGCGAGGTAGTAACCAAAGTTTATCG CTCCTTACAATGAAGCAAAGAGGTATAGAGGATTCTGTAAAGCTAAGAGATGCAAGTGGAGAATACATGCATCACAATTGCAAGATGAAAGGACATGGATG CTCTTACTGGAAAGTGGAAGGGACAACTAGCTTCAGCTATAGGCGTTGA